In Flavobacteriales bacterium, one genomic interval encodes:
- a CDS encoding sensor histidine kinase, whose protein sequence is MPLLNSERKLTERVKELACLYAVARIAQKQDTSLSELIDGIVTIIPQGFQFPDIAEAIVRFDDRVFGKETDSHELLDAELSVDGIRRGSIAVSYPNGTDTKDMPLFLPEEQQLLDKLAQELALIIERKEHREQQTLVQTHLRNNDRLAILGELTAGIAHELNTPLGNVLGYAELLQQNETRPERKNDLQRIIDSALIGREIVKKLMYFSCEMPAQFQLTDPEQAIRGTVGLIEYRLNEHHVCVDWNIAPNLPELRLDAIQFAQVITNVMLNALAAMPNHGNITIAAYKEGSSVNVAITDNGKGIANENLKKIFQPFFTTKAVGEGTGLGLAVVHGIMKAHQGDVTVRSKVGDGTTFTLTFPIP, encoded by the coding sequence ATGCCATTACTGAATTCGGAACGGAAGCTGACCGAACGGGTCAAGGAATTAGCTTGTTTATATGCGGTGGCCCGTATTGCGCAAAAACAGGACACATCGCTTTCTGAACTTATTGATGGGATCGTTACCATCATTCCACAAGGGTTCCAGTTCCCGGATATTGCAGAAGCAATAGTGCGGTTCGATGATCGGGTGTTCGGTAAGGAAACCGACTCCCATGAACTATTGGATGCGGAATTATCCGTTGACGGCATTCGCCGTGGAAGCATTGCCGTGTCCTACCCGAACGGTACGGATACGAAAGACATGCCACTTTTTCTACCGGAAGAACAACAGTTGTTGGACAAACTGGCCCAGGAACTTGCTTTGATCATAGAACGAAAAGAACACCGCGAACAACAGACGCTCGTGCAGACTCACTTGCGAAACAATGATCGGCTGGCCATTCTTGGGGAACTGACCGCTGGTATCGCTCACGAATTGAACACTCCATTAGGCAACGTGCTAGGCTACGCTGAATTGCTGCAACAAAATGAAACGCGGCCAGAACGTAAGAATGATCTGCAGCGGATCATCGACTCCGCGCTTATTGGGCGTGAGATCGTAAAGAAACTGATGTACTTCTCATGCGAAATGCCCGCACAGTTCCAACTTACCGATCCAGAGCAAGCCATACGTGGAACCGTAGGATTGATCGAATACCGCTTGAACGAACATCACGTTTGCGTGGATTGGAATATTGCCCCCAACCTGCCTGAACTACGTTTGGATGCGATCCAATTCGCACAGGTGATCACCAATGTCATGCTGAACGCTCTAGCTGCTATGCCCAACCATGGCAATATCACCATCGCAGCATACAAGGAAGGTAGTTCCGTAAATGTTGCGATCACGGATAATGGCAAGGGTATAGCGAATGAGAACTTGAAAAAGATCTTTCAGCCCTTCTTTACGACCAAGGCGGTAGGCGAAGGAACAGGACTGGGCTTAGCGGTCGTGCACGGCATCATGAAAGCCCACCAAGGCGATGTAACAGTTAGGTCCAAGGTAGGTGATGGTACCACGTTCACGCTCACATTTCCCATACCATGA
- a CDS encoding hemerythrin domain-containing protein encodes MTTETTPIKRHPSLKPLSRDHHRGLLLCWKLRTGLQKNIDPERMMAYCQRFHAEHLVPHFGLEEEAIFPVLGNDHELVKRALAEHRRLTRLFTEKEDPITRISQIEEELEAHIRFEERVLFKEIEAVATEKELDRIDAIHGSLAPKGADALEEDVFWE; translated from the coding sequence ATGACAACAGAAACAACTCCCATCAAAAGGCACCCTTCACTGAAGCCATTGAGCCGCGATCACCACCGCGGCCTTTTGCTCTGCTGGAAATTACGAACAGGTCTACAGAAGAACATAGACCCTGAGCGTATGATGGCGTACTGCCAGCGTTTCCACGCGGAACATCTGGTGCCACACTTCGGCTTGGAAGAAGAAGCGATCTTCCCGGTGCTTGGCAACGACCACGAGCTTGTGAAACGCGCTCTTGCGGAGCACCGTAGATTAACACGGCTATTCACGGAGAAAGAAGATCCCATTACCCGCATCTCGCAAATAGAAGAGGAGCTGGAAGCCCATATCCGTTTCGAGGAACGTGTACTCTTCAAGGAGATAGAAGCCGTTGCCACTGAGAAGGAATTGGATCGAATTGATGCAATACACGGTTCATTGGCCCCGAAGGGAGCGGATGCTTTGGAGGAAGATGTGTTCTGGGAGTGA
- a CDS encoding phosphoribosylpyrophosphate synthetase — MNEKHEAYDTLVEAINGLRKQGYVEDFNLKEQCIECRSRDFILFHHEFEIDKYFRFEGASNPSDNSILYAISSKTSDHKGVLVNGYGIYSDEMSDEMMEKLGS; from the coding sequence ATGAACGAAAAACATGAAGCATACGACACATTAGTGGAGGCGATCAATGGTCTTCGAAAGCAGGGCTATGTGGAAGACTTCAACCTGAAAGAACAATGCATTGAGTGTAGGAGTCGCGATTTCATTTTGTTCCACCATGAATTCGAAATTGACAAATACTTCCGGTTCGAAGGAGCTTCGAATCCTTCCGATAATTCCATTCTCTATGCTATTTCCAGCAAGACGTCCGACCACAAGGGTGTTCTGGTGAACGGCTACGGCATATACTCTGACGAAATGAGTGATGAGATGATGGAAAAGCTCGGATCCTAA
- a CDS encoding NAD(P) transhydrogenase subunit alpha: MVSIGILKERADRRVVVLSPAGVERLGGKATVLVQRDAGRAAGFTNEAYTAAGAQVVEREEEVINGANVLVSYDHHYLGGPLNGAKTFIGFFNFLGMPSKLDLYQRQGVSAYSLDLMPRTTLAQAMDVLSSVGSISGYQAVLLAAERSLATVPMITSAGGTLRPANFLIMGAGVAGLQAIATARRLGAVVKAYDVRSASKEEVESLGAEFIEVEGAVNDRGAGGYAVEQSEAFLQQVRERISLEAARADVIITTARIPGKKAPILITDDMVMGMKPGAVIVDLAAASGGNCTVTQPDRTVMHNEVTILGPTSIECSCAHSTSFLLSNNYSTFIEYYLAHRENITNDEILRSTLVVQNGELVNERVRALTAATL; the protein is encoded by the coding sequence ATGGTGTCCATAGGGATCTTGAAGGAACGGGCGGACCGCCGGGTGGTGGTGCTGTCACCTGCCGGAGTCGAACGCCTAGGCGGAAAAGCCACCGTACTCGTACAGCGTGATGCTGGACGTGCGGCCGGTTTCACCAACGAAGCGTACACAGCAGCAGGGGCACAGGTCGTAGAGAGAGAGGAGGAAGTGATCAATGGCGCTAACGTGCTAGTAAGCTATGACCATCACTACTTGGGCGGGCCGCTCAATGGAGCAAAGACCTTCATCGGTTTCTTCAATTTCCTAGGCATGCCTTCCAAGCTGGACCTATACCAACGTCAAGGAGTTTCGGCATACAGCTTGGACCTCATGCCAAGAACGACCCTAGCGCAAGCCATGGACGTACTCTCGTCGGTGGGGTCGATCTCCGGATATCAGGCCGTACTACTGGCTGCTGAACGATCATTGGCTACCGTGCCAATGATCACCAGTGCTGGTGGAACATTGAGACCAGCGAACTTTCTGATCATGGGTGCGGGCGTGGCCGGCCTCCAAGCCATTGCTACAGCACGCAGATTGGGTGCGGTGGTAAAAGCCTATGATGTACGCAGTGCATCCAAGGAAGAGGTGGAAAGCCTAGGGGCGGAATTCATCGAGGTTGAAGGAGCCGTGAACGATCGTGGCGCTGGCGGTTATGCCGTGGAACAATCTGAAGCCTTTCTGCAACAGGTGCGTGAACGCATCTCCTTGGAAGCGGCAAGGGCTGATGTGATCATCACCACCGCAAGGATCCCCGGAAAGAAAGCACCGATATTGATCACTGACGATATGGTGATGGGCATGAAACCCGGCGCAGTGATCGTGGACCTCGCGGCGGCATCAGGTGGCAACTGCACGGTGACACAACCCGACCGGACGGTGATGCATAACGAGGTCACCATCCTCGGTCCCACATCGATCGAATGCAGTTGTGCCCACAGCACCTCCTTCCTGCTCTCCAACAATTACAGCACCTTCATTGAATACTACCTGGCACACCGCGAGAACATCACCAATGATGAGATCTTGCGTTCTACGCTGGTTGTGCAGAACGGCGAATTGGTGAATGAGCGTGTACGTGCACTCACAGCCGCAACTCTTTAA
- a CDS encoding sigma-54-dependent Fis family transcriptional regulator — MKEQPSVLLVDDSRDMLELLRRYMNNMGLTPFTTNNVVDAIAVLEQGPVDLVITDLNMPDVHGTQLVRYVAQHFPKVPILVLTGYPEVQVAVDVMKLGAVEFLVKPVTQDELRVAVEKALGNATLGSINTPSATIEIPGIIGRSQTMQDVFRVIERTRNNQATVLVTGESGTGKEIVARAIHYNSDRSSAPFLAVNCGAIPDQLLESELFGHTKGAFTGATTNRAGFFQAADGGTLFLDEIGNASAAVQAKLLRAIQDKEITMLGATKSQRVSVRLISASNSNLLDMVRNGSFREDLYYRLNLINIHLPALRDRATDIPLLINHFNTKYCKEMGKRSLRISAAVLDALQEYAWPGNVRELENFIHRSVIMKDSSITMDDLPEAMKTSAPKRSSSTELHSLADMEKHHIQRVMEATGNNKTKAAEILGIDRKTLREKLK, encoded by the coding sequence ATGAAAGAACAACCGTCCGTGCTGCTTGTGGATGACTCCCGCGATATGTTGGAACTGCTGCGGCGGTACATGAACAACATGGGGCTAACACCATTTACCACCAACAATGTGGTGGACGCGATCGCTGTGCTCGAACAAGGCCCAGTGGATCTCGTGATCACGGACCTGAACATGCCCGATGTACACGGCACCCAATTGGTGCGCTACGTTGCACAGCACTTTCCGAAAGTGCCTATACTCGTGTTGACCGGATACCCCGAAGTGCAGGTGGCCGTGGATGTAATGAAACTGGGCGCCGTGGAATTCCTAGTGAAACCGGTAACGCAGGATGAGCTCCGTGTCGCTGTTGAGAAGGCGCTTGGCAATGCGACATTGGGATCCATCAATACCCCCTCGGCAACGATAGAAATTCCGGGAATTATTGGCCGCTCACAGACCATGCAGGATGTGTTCCGGGTGATCGAACGTACACGGAACAACCAAGCAACAGTGCTGGTAACCGGAGAAAGTGGCACGGGCAAAGAAATTGTTGCACGTGCGATCCATTACAACAGTGATCGATCATCTGCACCGTTCCTAGCAGTGAATTGCGGGGCCATCCCGGACCAGTTGCTGGAAAGCGAACTTTTTGGACATACCAAGGGTGCATTCACCGGAGCCACCACCAACCGAGCGGGTTTCTTCCAAGCGGCCGATGGCGGAACCCTATTCCTGGATGAGATCGGCAATGCTTCCGCAGCCGTACAAGCCAAGCTGTTGCGTGCGATCCAGGACAAGGAGATAACCATGTTGGGTGCCACGAAATCCCAACGCGTAAGTGTTAGACTGATCTCTGCCAGCAACTCAAATTTGCTGGATATGGTGAGGAACGGATCATTCCGCGAGGATTTGTACTACCGGTTGAACTTGATCAACATCCACTTGCCAGCACTGCGTGATCGCGCAACGGACATTCCCTTATTGATCAATCATTTCAACACCAAATACTGCAAGGAAATGGGCAAGAGATCGTTGCGCATTTCGGCTGCGGTACTGGATGCGCTACAGGAATATGCATGGCCGGGGAACGTACGGGAACTCGAAAATTTCATTCACCGCTCAGTGATCATGAAGGACAGCTCCATCACAATGGATGACCTACCGGAAGCCATGAAGACCAGCGCTCCAAAACGTTCCTCGAGCACTGAACTTCACTCCCTCGCCGACATGGAAAAGCACCATATTCAGCGCGTGATGGAAGCAACCGGGAATAACAAGACCAAAGCGGCGGAGATCTTGGGGATCGATCGGAAAACCTTGCGGGAAAAATTGAAGTAG
- a CDS encoding GreA/GreB family elongation factor, whose product MENPRLIICAKERDLIMAWIIGGTPPDITIRQSLDKLYSELEQADIRKAEELPHDVVRVGSIVTIQAPSGRKEGLELVMPRDADLKANKLSVFTVMGSALVGYREGTSITWKLPKGEEMIYLEKVDNTKIHTQVSD is encoded by the coding sequence ATGGAAAACCCACGCTTGATCATCTGCGCTAAAGAACGCGATCTAATTATGGCTTGGATCATTGGTGGCACGCCGCCCGATATCACCATACGCCAGAGTTTGGATAAACTCTACTCGGAACTCGAACAAGCAGATATCCGAAAGGCCGAAGAATTGCCGCACGATGTAGTGCGCGTTGGGAGCATTGTTACCATACAAGCTCCATCCGGAAGAAAAGAAGGTCTGGAACTGGTGATGCCGCGTGATGCTGACCTGAAAGCCAATAAACTATCTGTATTTACCGTAATGGGTTCGGCGTTGGTCGGTTACAGAGAAGGAACTTCCATTACTTGGAAATTGCCCAAGGGCGAAGAAATGATCTACTTGGAGAAAGTGGACAACACCAAGATCCATACGCAAGTGAGTGACTGA
- a CDS encoding NAD(P)(+) transhydrogenase (Re/Si-specific) subunit beta, whose translation MNMELIYLAAAIGLVQGLKFMGDPARAKLGNTVAAGSVIVALIAVAIAHSNPGTSMISIALLLGLILIGTVIGKVWSDRVAMTAMPQLVSIFNALGGACAVVLGLNAVYSEAPVENNFLAVVLILGGVFGGAAFTGSMVAYMKLDGRKLPRPVKAHKYIAQALLLIMSVLTLAYLIVPSMSPSFPTVLLMISMAALLYGIFFTLPIGGADMPVLISLLNALTGVATLMAGLIFHDPVMLIGGILVGATGLLLTTQMCTAMNRSLGSVLAGSFRSSGAATDEAEQEIKPITAVETASLLAFSRQVAVVPGYGMAVAQAQRECFALQEQLRQNGVELHFIIHPVAGRMPGHMNVLLAEANIPYASVLDIAAVNGKMEYYDAVLVIGANDVVNPAAENDPTSSIYGMPIIRAYKAKQVIVMKRGMAKGYSGVTNTLFDRANCKILFGDAKESLETIINELKRI comes from the coding sequence ATGAACATGGAATTGATCTATCTGGCAGCAGCTATAGGGTTGGTGCAAGGCTTGAAGTTCATGGGCGATCCAGCTCGAGCAAAACTGGGCAATACCGTCGCAGCAGGCAGTGTCATTGTGGCACTTATCGCAGTGGCGATCGCCCATAGTAACCCGGGAACAAGCATGATCAGCATAGCCCTGTTACTCGGGCTTATCCTGATCGGCACGGTGATCGGAAAGGTGTGGAGCGATCGTGTGGCCATGACCGCAATGCCCCAGTTGGTGAGTATTTTCAATGCCTTAGGTGGTGCATGCGCAGTAGTTCTAGGGTTGAATGCTGTGTATAGCGAGGCACCAGTGGAAAATAATTTCCTTGCCGTTGTGCTCATTCTCGGTGGTGTATTCGGTGGTGCTGCATTTACCGGGAGTATGGTGGCCTACATGAAACTGGATGGACGCAAACTACCCCGTCCGGTAAAAGCGCACAAATACATAGCGCAAGCCCTTTTGTTGATCATGAGCGTCCTCACGCTTGCCTATCTTATAGTGCCCAGCATGTCTCCGTCGTTCCCAACGGTTCTGCTCATGATCTCCATGGCTGCATTGCTCTACGGGATCTTCTTCACCTTGCCAATTGGTGGCGCTGATATGCCTGTGTTGATCTCGTTGCTGAACGCCTTAACGGGTGTGGCCACATTAATGGCTGGCCTCATCTTCCACGATCCGGTGATGCTCATCGGTGGTATCCTCGTAGGAGCTACCGGTCTATTACTGACCACCCAGATGTGTACGGCCATGAACCGATCGTTGGGCAGTGTCCTTGCGGGTAGTTTCCGCTCCTCTGGCGCAGCTACTGACGAGGCTGAACAAGAGATCAAACCGATCACCGCTGTGGAAACGGCATCTTTGTTGGCGTTCAGCAGACAAGTGGCAGTTGTGCCAGGTTATGGCATGGCCGTGGCACAAGCGCAACGCGAATGTTTCGCATTGCAAGAGCAATTGCGACAGAATGGGGTGGAGCTTCATTTCATCATTCACCCTGTAGCAGGCAGAATGCCCGGACACATGAACGTGTTGCTGGCCGAAGCGAATATTCCTTACGCATCGGTCCTGGACATAGCTGCGGTGAATGGAAAGATGGAATACTACGATGCGGTGCTCGTGATCGGTGCAAATGATGTAGTGAACCCCGCAGCCGAGAACGACCCTACCAGCAGTATTTACGGAATGCCGATCATTCGCGCTTACAAAGCCAAACAAGTGATCGTCATGAAACGTGGCATGGCCAAAGGCTATTCCGGAGTTACCAATACCCTTTTCGATCGTGCTAACTGCAAGATCCTTTTCGGGGATGCCAAGGAAAGTTTGGAAACAATAATCAATGAACTGAAACGAATTTGA
- a CDS encoding putative sulfate exporter family transporter, whose amino-acid sequence MVVGVPPLHVEPRTRQGIFVVAMLLCLSPAMGPPLALLLGLVLALTIGDPFAAWNRQATNWLLKASVVGLGFGMNLQHAIAAGKDGLVFTVFSIVLTLMLGWILAKWLRVDGISAFLISSGTAICGGSAIAAVSPIVRANGKQMTVALGTVFILNSVALLIFPLLGHLLDMSQHQFGLWCAIAIHDTSSVVGAGAAYGEEALQIATTVKLQRALWIIPLSLITALAMKGGGKVTLPWFIGSFIAAMVFSSYFPEYATVYGWLALAAKRGLTLTLFLVGASLTLETMRAVGVKPMVLGILLWVLISVMSLIAILSLG is encoded by the coding sequence ATGGTAGTAGGAGTACCTCCCTTGCACGTTGAGCCGCGTACACGTCAAGGCATCTTCGTTGTGGCCATGTTGCTCTGTCTAAGTCCGGCGATGGGGCCGCCATTGGCACTGTTGCTTGGTCTAGTGCTGGCACTTACCATCGGTGATCCGTTCGCGGCATGGAACCGGCAGGCTACCAACTGGCTGCTGAAGGCTTCCGTGGTGGGTCTGGGTTTTGGGATGAACCTGCAACACGCCATCGCTGCAGGCAAGGACGGTTTGGTCTTCACCGTATTCTCGATCGTTCTCACGTTGATGTTGGGTTGGATCCTTGCCAAGTGGCTACGGGTCGATGGGATCTCCGCCTTTCTCATCTCCAGCGGCACAGCGATCTGCGGAGGCAGTGCTATTGCAGCGGTTTCGCCAATTGTTAGAGCAAATGGTAAACAGATGACCGTAGCATTAGGCACGGTGTTCATCTTGAATTCGGTGGCCCTGCTCATCTTTCCTTTGCTGGGTCATTTGTTGGACATGAGCCAGCATCAATTCGGTCTATGGTGCGCCATTGCCATACACGATACAAGCTCGGTGGTCGGCGCCGGCGCGGCTTATGGTGAAGAAGCCCTGCAAATTGCGACCACGGTTAAGTTGCAACGTGCGCTCTGGATCATTCCGCTGTCGTTGATCACCGCGTTGGCTATGAAGGGTGGGGGCAAGGTCACCTTGCCGTGGTTCATTGGATCGTTCATTGCCGCCATGGTGTTCAGCAGCTACTTTCCGGAATATGCCACGGTGTATGGTTGGTTAGCACTGGCCGCAAAACGTGGATTAACGCTCACACTCTTTCTTGTTGGTGCCAGTCTTACGTTGGAAACCATGCGCGCCGTAGGTGTTAAGCCGATGGTGTTGGGGATCCTGTTGTGGGTCCTGATCAGCGTAATGTCCTTGATCGCGATCCTCTCATTGGGATGA
- a CDS encoding Glu/Leu/Phe/Val dehydrogenase, translating to MEQFAHAADIMDLDPGVRKILAKTNSEIVVHFPVKLDNGKIEVFTGYRVQHNNALGPYKGGLRYHQTVDIDSARALAIWMTWKTALAGLPYGGAKGGIQIDPKLYSQNELERITRRFTYALGDNIGPDLDIPAPDINTNAQIMAWIADTYSSTKSPATRFANLHVVTGKPLGAGGLEGRDRATGFGVVVNLKAWAKRRNKSLNGMKYIVQGFGNVGYWTAHFLLKEGATLIAVQDATATLYDPKGIDPEALLTHSDASGRNIKGFAGAKEMEPKDFFGLDCEIVVPAALGNQITGENAGAIKAMVIAEGANGPTNTEGERILREKNIDIIPDILCNSGGVIGSYYEWLQNKRSEIWKIAEVLEMLEEKLEDAFTKVADTATEFNVDWRTSAYIVALRRLEKAYKERGIFP from the coding sequence ATGGAGCAATTCGCCCATGCCGCCGATATCATGGATCTGGACCCCGGTGTCCGCAAGATCCTTGCAAAGACCAATAGCGAGATCGTGGTCCACTTCCCGGTGAAGTTGGACAACGGCAAGATCGAGGTCTTCACCGGCTACCGCGTGCAGCACAACAATGCGCTCGGGCCCTACAAAGGCGGCTTGCGTTACCACCAAACGGTGGACATCGACTCCGCACGCGCCTTGGCCATCTGGATGACGTGGAAGACGGCGCTGGCCGGCTTGCCGTACGGCGGCGCCAAGGGAGGGATCCAGATCGATCCGAAGCTGTACTCGCAGAACGAACTGGAGCGGATCACACGGCGCTTCACCTACGCATTGGGAGACAACATCGGGCCTGACCTGGACATTCCTGCGCCGGACATCAATACCAATGCGCAGATCATGGCCTGGATCGCGGACACGTATTCCTCCACGAAATCCCCTGCCACACGTTTCGCCAACCTGCACGTGGTGACCGGAAAGCCCTTGGGCGCCGGTGGCTTGGAAGGACGTGATCGTGCTACAGGTTTCGGTGTAGTGGTGAACTTGAAAGCGTGGGCAAAGCGACGCAACAAGTCTTTGAACGGGATGAAATATATCGTGCAAGGATTCGGCAATGTGGGCTATTGGACCGCGCACTTCCTACTGAAAGAGGGTGCCACCTTGATCGCCGTTCAGGATGCTACGGCCACCTTGTATGACCCGAAGGGTATCGATCCCGAGGCACTGCTGACGCATAGTGATGCGAGTGGACGCAACATCAAGGGATTCGCTGGTGCGAAAGAAATGGAACCAAAGGATTTCTTCGGATTGGATTGTGAGATCGTGGTGCCAGCAGCACTGGGAAATCAGATCACCGGTGAGAACGCAGGAGCAATTAAAGCAATGGTGATCGCCGAGGGAGCCAATGGACCAACGAACACCGAAGGCGAACGGATCCTGAGAGAAAAGAACATCGACATAATTCCGGACATCCTTTGCAATTCCGGCGGTGTGATCGGCAGCTATTACGAGTGGCTCCAGAACAAACGAAGCGAGATCTGGAAGATCGCAGAAGTACTGGAAATGCTCGAAGAAAAACTGGAGGACGCATTCACGAAAGTGGCGGATACTGCCACGGAATTCAACGTGGATTGGCGTACCAGCGCATACATCGTGGCACTTCGTCGATTGGAAAAGGCATATAAGGAGCGTGGTATATTTCCATAA
- a CDS encoding cytochrome C translates to MAEERSIKLFLDEDHSPFAEFAPPVKFLFDTTKLPDGPHTLRIVARSTNGVEGMRTIPFEVRNGPAITVLGLKPNEVVEDRIPITINAYGSERSDVFMITGSETPKAVPSWVWALLIAFVGFAAFYFTLYWDPASQ, encoded by the coding sequence ATGGCTGAAGAACGCAGTATCAAGCTCTTTCTCGACGAGGACCATAGTCCGTTCGCTGAATTCGCGCCGCCGGTAAAGTTCCTTTTCGATACCACGAAGTTACCCGATGGTCCGCATACTTTGCGTATTGTGGCACGCAGCACCAATGGCGTTGAAGGCATGCGTACTATCCCTTTCGAAGTACGCAACGGCCCAGCGATCACCGTGCTCGGGTTAAAGCCCAACGAAGTGGTGGAGGATCGCATCCCGATCACCATCAACGCTTATGGTAGTGAACGTAGCGATGTGTTCATGATCACCGGCTCGGAAACGCCGAAGGCAGTTCCTTCCTGGGTGTGGGCCTTGCTGATCGCGTTCGTAGGCTTTGCTGCATTCTATTTCACGCTCTACTGGGATCCAGCTTCACAATGA
- a CDS encoding group III truncated hemoglobin, whose product MRTLNDISTHDHICLLVDTFYGKVRVDPLLGGIFNDVIQDRWPEHLAKMYRFWGTVLINEGSYSGVPFRPHAGLPVSEEHFARWLTHFHATVNELFIGPVADLAHMNAERMAEMFMMRIDRLRKDPRTFIQ is encoded by the coding sequence ATGAGAACGCTTAACGATATTTCCACGCACGACCATATTTGTCTTCTCGTGGATACCTTCTACGGTAAAGTGCGCGTAGACCCATTGCTGGGTGGCATTTTCAACGACGTGATCCAGGACCGCTGGCCGGAACATTTAGCAAAGATGTACCGTTTCTGGGGCACCGTTCTGATCAATGAGGGATCTTACAGTGGCGTGCCATTCCGTCCGCACGCAGGCCTGCCCGTATCCGAGGAGCATTTTGCACGTTGGCTCACCCACTTCCACGCAACGGTGAACGAACTCTTCATAGGACCCGTTGCGGATCTCGCTCACATGAATGCAGAACGCATGGCGGAGATGTTCATGATGCGGATCGATCGGTTACGAAAAGATCCGCGTACTTTTATCCAGTAG
- a CDS encoding NAD(P) transhydrogenase subunit alpha, with protein MEFSYTITSIDGLFVVALSLLVGFEVIKNIPAVLHTPLMSGSNAISGIILIGGIIQLLNTTPDSPWTMAAASLAVLLGTINIAGGFFVTHRMLSMFVVKRKPAKGQKP; from the coding sequence ATGGAATTCAGCTACACGATCACGTCGATCGACGGTCTCTTCGTTGTTGCTCTTAGCCTACTGGTAGGCTTTGAGGTAATAAAGAACATACCTGCGGTCCTTCACACACCCTTGATGTCCGGATCCAATGCCATCAGTGGCATTATCCTCATCGGCGGCATTATACAGTTGCTCAACACTACACCGGATAGTCCATGGACCATGGCGGCGGCATCACTCGCAGTGCTTCTCGGCACCATTAATATCGCGGGTGGCTTCTTCGTCACGCACCGCATGCTTTCCATGTTCGTTGTGAAACGTAAACCAGCTAAAGGTCAAAAACCATGA
- a CDS encoding DNA starvation/stationary phase protection protein, which produces MKNMSAIGLDKTRSKELAEKLNELLADYSIFYQNTRGYHWNIKGPEFFELHLKFEELYNDLLIKIDEVAERILTLGHTPHHKYSDYTMISRIAESKEISDGAKAVAEVLDSFKVLIELQRELLSLSAEANDEGTNALMSDYIREQEKSVWMYSSYLGK; this is translated from the coding sequence ATGAAGAATATGAGCGCGATAGGTCTGGACAAGACCCGATCAAAGGAATTGGCAGAAAAACTGAACGAACTGCTTGCTGATTATTCGATATTCTATCAGAATACACGAGGTTATCATTGGAATATCAAAGGACCGGAATTCTTCGAGCTGCACTTAAAGTTCGAAGAGTTGTACAACGACCTTCTCATCAAGATCGACGAGGTGGCTGAGCGGATCCTCACGCTTGGTCATACACCACATCATAAATACTCGGACTATACGATGATCTCGCGTATTGCGGAGAGCAAAGAGATCTCCGATGGCGCTAAGGCCGTAGCGGAGGTCCTTGATTCCTTCAAGGTATTGATCGAGCTACAAAGGGAGTTGCTTTCACTTTCCGCCGAGGCGAACGACGAAGGAACCAACGCACTGATGAGCGACTATATCCGTGAGCAGGAGAAATCGGTATGGATGTATTCTTCATACCTAGGCAAATAA